One Streptomyces sp. SAI-135 DNA segment encodes these proteins:
- a CDS encoding sugar phosphate isomerase/epimerase family protein: MKLAFSTLGVPGLPLTDVLRLATTHGYHGVELRAHPEEPVHPGIGLAERADAVAEFKAAGVEVLGLAGYARVAAPGDDEPVVEEIHRLLDLARDLGAGFVRVFPGAASDQSREEADATAARRLGTAAEYAGDLDVRILLETHDSHRTGADAIRILGPVGHRQVGSLWDVMHTWLGGEQPTETYAALGPHLGYVQVKDISSAEDTTPVALGAGVLPLAECVEVLSRHGWDGWLCWEYEKRWYEAAAPLQELLGTGRDHLARLLNDSA; encoded by the coding sequence ATGAAACTGGCGTTCTCCACCCTCGGTGTCCCCGGCCTCCCCCTCACCGACGTGCTGCGGCTTGCGACCACGCACGGCTATCACGGCGTAGAACTGCGCGCGCATCCCGAGGAACCGGTGCATCCCGGCATCGGGCTCGCCGAACGGGCCGACGCGGTCGCCGAGTTCAAGGCGGCGGGCGTCGAGGTCCTCGGGCTCGCGGGGTACGCGCGCGTGGCCGCGCCGGGCGACGACGAACCCGTGGTCGAGGAGATCCACCGTCTCCTGGACCTCGCCCGCGACCTCGGCGCCGGCTTCGTGCGCGTCTTCCCCGGCGCCGCCTCCGACCAGTCCCGCGAGGAGGCCGACGCCACGGCCGCCCGGCGGCTCGGTACGGCCGCGGAGTACGCCGGCGACCTCGATGTGCGCATCCTCCTCGAAACCCACGACTCGCACCGCACGGGCGCCGACGCGATCCGCATCCTCGGCCCGGTCGGCCACCGCCAGGTCGGCTCCCTCTGGGACGTCATGCACACCTGGCTCGGCGGCGAACAGCCCACCGAGACCTACGCGGCCCTCGGCCCGCACCTCGGATACGTCCAGGTCAAGGACATCTCCTCGGCCGAGGACACCACCCCGGTCGCGCTCGGCGCCGGTGTCCTGCCGCTCGCGGAGTGCGTGGAGGTCCTCTCCCGGCACGGCTGGGACGGCTGGCTGTGCTGGGAGTACGAGAAGCGCTGGTACGAGGCGGCCGCACCGCTTCAGGAGCTGCTGGGCACGGGCCGCGACCACCTGGCCCGGCTCCTGAACGACTCCGCCTGA
- a CDS encoding MFS transporter: MSLSRTFLDVRPLRTSPVFRRLLFGRTVSTLGTFMTMVTVMYQVWDTTHSTVWSGAVGIAQAVPMVGVSLFAGSWVDRADRRRVYLTGTVGSAVCSLLLAVQGFAGHAPVLLVLLLVAAQTSFAALGAPAAGVFVPRLLPREQVAAGLALQQVTGQAMMLVGPAVAGVVLGWWGIGVCYLLDTLSFAMSFYGAFGLPALPPEGEKSRPGLHGVLDGLRFLTGHRVVRGALLTDLAATVLSMPVSLFPLVNEERFGGDPRTLGLFLSALAVGGVTATVFSGPVTRLARPGPVMLCASAAWGAALALFGLTTSAWVGLGVLALAGAADALAVLSRTTIVQTRTPDALLGRVTAAETIVGQAGPHLGNLRGGLVAGWSSGVTALIAGGLMCVAAVGYVGASTPQLREVPATGEG; this comes from the coding sequence ATGAGCCTCAGCCGTACGTTCCTCGATGTACGGCCCCTGCGCACCTCCCCCGTCTTCCGGCGGCTGCTCTTCGGGCGCACGGTGTCCACGCTCGGCACCTTCATGACCATGGTGACCGTCATGTACCAGGTGTGGGACACGACCCACAGCACGGTCTGGAGCGGCGCGGTGGGCATCGCGCAGGCGGTGCCGATGGTCGGGGTCAGCCTGTTCGCGGGTTCCTGGGTGGACCGGGCCGACCGGCGCCGGGTGTACCTCACCGGCACCGTCGGCTCGGCGGTCTGCTCCCTGCTGCTGGCCGTGCAGGGCTTCGCCGGGCACGCGCCCGTGCTGCTCGTCCTGCTGCTCGTGGCGGCGCAGACCTCCTTCGCCGCGCTCGGCGCGCCGGCCGCCGGGGTGTTCGTGCCGCGGCTGCTGCCCCGCGAGCAGGTGGCCGCCGGTCTGGCGCTCCAGCAGGTCACCGGTCAGGCGATGATGCTGGTCGGGCCGGCCGTCGCCGGGGTCGTGCTCGGCTGGTGGGGCATCGGCGTCTGCTACCTCCTGGACACCCTGAGCTTCGCGATGTCCTTCTACGGCGCCTTCGGGCTGCCCGCGCTGCCGCCCGAGGGCGAGAAGTCCCGCCCCGGTCTGCACGGCGTCCTGGACGGGCTGCGTTTCCTGACCGGTCACCGGGTGGTGCGCGGCGCGCTGCTGACCGATCTGGCCGCCACCGTCCTGTCCATGCCGGTGAGCCTGTTCCCGCTGGTCAACGAGGAGCGCTTCGGCGGCGACCCGCGCACGCTGGGCCTGTTCCTGTCCGCGCTCGCCGTCGGCGGTGTCACCGCGACGGTCTTCTCGGGGCCGGTCACCCGGCTGGCCCGGCCGGGCCCGGTGATGCTGTGCGCGTCGGCGGCCTGGGGCGCGGCCCTGGCGCTGTTCGGCCTGACCACCAGCGCGTGGGTGGGCCTCGGCGTCCTGGCGCTGGCCGGCGCGGCGGACGCCCTGGCCGTCCTCTCCCGTACGACCATCGTCCAGACCCGCACCCCGGACGCCCTGCTCGGCCGGGTCACCGCCGCCGAGACGATCGTCGGCCAGGCGGGCCCGCACCTCGGGAATCTGCGCGGCGGCCTGGTCGCGGGCTGGAGTTCGGGCGTGACGGCGCTGATCGCGGGCGGCCTCATGTGCGTGGCGGCGGTGGGGTACGTGGGGGCGAGCACACCGCAGTTGCGGGAGGTTCCGGCTACCGGCGAGGGGTGA
- a CDS encoding alpha/beta hydrolase, protein MTAYLILHGWQNHRPENHWQHWLADRLTDLGHHVAYPQLPDPDDPDLDVWLTELARHLGELPATGERAVLAHSASALLWLHAVDRGLPGPAGVDRVLLVAPPSASVLAQHPQVAAFAPPALEFALPGPTRLVAGDDDPYCPEGARETFGEPLGIPTDILPGAAHLDLDAGYGPWPAVLDWCLDPDAAITPRR, encoded by the coding sequence ATGACGGCTTACCTCATCCTCCACGGCTGGCAGAACCACCGGCCCGAGAACCACTGGCAGCACTGGCTCGCCGACCGGCTCACCGACCTCGGCCACCACGTGGCCTATCCCCAGCTGCCCGACCCGGACGACCCCGACCTCGACGTCTGGCTCACCGAACTCGCCCGCCACCTCGGCGAACTCCCCGCCACGGGCGAACGGGCCGTCCTCGCCCACAGCGCCTCCGCCCTGCTCTGGCTGCACGCCGTCGACCGCGGCCTGCCCGGCCCGGCCGGCGTCGACCGCGTGCTGCTCGTCGCCCCGCCCTCCGCCTCCGTGCTCGCCCAGCACCCGCAGGTCGCCGCCTTCGCCCCGCCCGCCCTGGAGTTCGCCCTCCCCGGGCCCACCCGCCTGGTCGCGGGCGACGACGACCCGTACTGTCCGGAGGGAGCCCGCGAGACCTTCGGTGAGCCGCTCGGCATCCCCACCGACATCCTCCCCGGCGCCGCCCACCTGGACCTGGACGCCGGCTACGGCCCCTGGCCCGCCGTACTGGACTGGTGTCTCGACCCGGACGCGGCGATCACCCCTCGCCGGTAG
- a CDS encoding LysR family transcriptional regulator, whose amino-acid sequence MVEQVSDPFTVDLRRLTVLRELQRRGSLARTAEALHLTPSAVSQQIAALAREAGVPLTEKEGRGVRLTGQARVLLAHADVIAAQLERARADLEAYGEGGRGSVTIGCLASGILGLLPDVLRALAERLPRVRVDVVESEPPDLFTALDAGQVDVAVAVHFAAAPPHTDVRYRRTELFTDVMDVAVPAGHRLAGRDRVSLRELAAEPWIVGDARSCVGAVARSVCAAAGFTPDIRHAVDDWSALAALVEAGRGVALIPRLVRPAYAHRDLALLTTKDGPPPSRHLFAAVRTGAETDPVLATVLEQLRLSGLELSGRV is encoded by the coding sequence ATGGTGGAACAGGTAAGCGATCCCTTCACGGTGGACCTGCGTCGGCTGACCGTCCTGCGCGAGCTCCAGCGCCGGGGCAGCCTCGCGAGGACGGCCGAGGCCCTGCACCTGACCCCGTCCGCCGTCTCGCAGCAGATCGCGGCGCTGGCCCGCGAGGCGGGCGTACCGCTCACGGAGAAGGAGGGCCGGGGCGTACGGCTGACCGGCCAGGCGCGGGTGCTGCTGGCGCACGCCGATGTCATCGCGGCCCAACTGGAGCGGGCGCGGGCCGATTTGGAGGCGTACGGGGAGGGCGGCCGGGGGTCGGTGACGATCGGCTGTCTGGCGAGCGGGATCCTCGGCCTGCTGCCGGACGTGCTGCGGGCGCTGGCCGAGCGTCTGCCCCGGGTCCGGGTCGACGTGGTCGAGTCCGAGCCCCCGGACCTGTTCACGGCGTTGGACGCGGGGCAGGTCGACGTCGCCGTGGCGGTGCACTTCGCGGCGGCTCCCCCGCACACGGACGTCCGCTACCGCCGCACCGAGCTGTTCACCGACGTGATGGACGTCGCCGTGCCGGCAGGACACCGGCTGGCCGGACGGGACCGCGTATCGCTCCGCGAACTGGCCGCGGAACCGTGGATCGTGGGGGACGCGCGCAGCTGCGTGGGCGCGGTGGCGCGCTCGGTGTGCGCCGCGGCCGGCTTCACCCCGGACATCCGTCACGCGGTCGACGACTGGAGCGCGCTGGCCGCCCTGGTCGAGGCGGGCCGCGGGGTGGCACTGATCCCCCGCCTGGTCCGCCCGGCGTACGCCCACCGCGACCTGGCCCTCCTGACGACGAAGGACGGCCCGCCTCCGTCCCGGCACCTCTTCGCGGCAGTACGCACAGGCGCGGAGACGGATCCGGTACTGGCCACGGTCCTGGAGCAACTACGGCTGTCAGGGCTGGAGTTGAGCGGGCGGGTCTGA
- a CDS encoding GNAT family N-acetyltransferase: MLLRDVTEADLGAYIRMRCDPVMMADLGGPLPRDGMADKVRRDAREAAADESWIKMIVPDPDRPEVVAGALTIWSHDLGDGPLSEIGWMVLPEFQGRGWGKRSVGALLERAWQDGRWGDIHAFPATGNGPSNGICRSLGFRLVGEIDMPFADRVLRSNHWRIAPPSSDPPAQLQP, encoded by the coding sequence ATGCTGCTGCGTGACGTCACGGAGGCCGACCTCGGCGCCTACATAAGGATGCGCTGCGACCCCGTCATGATGGCGGACCTCGGCGGACCGTTGCCGCGCGACGGCATGGCGGACAAGGTGCGCCGGGACGCGCGGGAGGCGGCGGCCGACGAGTCCTGGATCAAGATGATCGTCCCCGACCCGGACCGACCCGAGGTGGTGGCGGGAGCGTTGACCATCTGGTCCCACGACCTGGGGGACGGACCTCTCTCGGAGATCGGCTGGATGGTGCTTCCGGAGTTCCAGGGGCGAGGATGGGGCAAGCGCTCGGTTGGTGCGCTGCTCGAAAGGGCGTGGCAGGACGGCCGTTGGGGAGACATCCACGCCTTCCCGGCGACCGGCAACGGCCCCTCGAACGGCATCTGCCGTTCGCTGGGCTTCCGCCTCGTCGGTGAGATCGACATGCCCTTCGCCGACCGGGTCCTGCGCAGCAACCACTGGCGGATCGCACCGCCCTCCTCAGACCCGCCCGCTCAACTCCAGCCCTGA